A region from the Actinoplanes sp. OR16 genome encodes:
- a CDS encoding MFS transporter — protein sequence MTVEQIRLRYLFLLGIRWFPVGLTIPVLVLLPLERGLSIAQVGAVAAIQGITVLILELPTGGLSDAIGRRPVLLFAGVVNVASLAIWTFADSVAFFAAAYLLQGVYRALDSGPLEAWFVDHALAADPKADIEGGLARSGVVLGLAIAGAALISGGLVWLGPVGPMSALTVPVCVALVVSAMGTLAVALLMHEDRPARGVVAFAASVRGVPAAIGGALRLVRRSRVVLALLAVELFWSFGMVTFEKLMAVRLSEVTSPDAAGALLGPVNSVAWAASAAGAALVPLLTRRIGAAWSGFTLKVVQGLTIVGMGLFAGPAGVIGAFLFCYAMHGAANPVHAGLLHRQAEGEFRTSLLSLNSMVGQPGFSLGAIVLTAIAAGAGTPTAIVVGGVVLAAAAPLYLIRSKEVFREHSQAGTSRSLAL from the coding sequence ATGACCGTCGAGCAGATTCGTCTCCGCTATCTCTTCCTGCTCGGGATCCGCTGGTTCCCGGTCGGGCTGACGATTCCCGTGCTGGTGCTGCTCCCGCTCGAGCGCGGGCTCAGCATCGCCCAGGTCGGGGCGGTGGCGGCGATCCAGGGGATCACGGTCCTGATTCTGGAGCTGCCGACCGGCGGCCTCTCCGACGCGATCGGCCGTCGTCCGGTGCTGCTCTTCGCCGGGGTGGTCAACGTCGCGTCGCTGGCCATCTGGACCTTCGCCGATTCGGTGGCGTTCTTCGCCGCGGCCTATCTACTACAAGGTGTCTACCGCGCACTGGACAGCGGCCCGCTGGAGGCCTGGTTCGTCGACCATGCTCTGGCCGCCGATCCGAAAGCCGACATCGAGGGCGGCCTGGCCCGCAGCGGCGTGGTGCTCGGGCTCGCGATCGCCGGAGCAGCGCTGATCAGCGGTGGTCTGGTGTGGCTGGGGCCGGTCGGCCCGATGAGCGCGCTGACCGTTCCGGTCTGTGTCGCTCTCGTGGTGAGCGCGATGGGCACGCTGGCCGTGGCGCTGCTGATGCACGAGGACCGCCCGGCGCGCGGGGTCGTCGCGTTCGCCGCCTCTGTCCGTGGAGTGCCGGCGGCGATCGGCGGGGCGCTGCGTCTGGTCCGCCGCTCGCGCGTGGTGCTGGCGCTGCTGGCGGTCGAGCTGTTCTGGAGCTTCGGGATGGTGACGTTCGAGAAGCTCATGGCGGTCCGCTTGAGCGAGGTGACCAGCCCCGATGCGGCCGGCGCGCTGCTCGGCCCGGTCAACTCGGTGGCCTGGGCGGCGTCGGCGGCCGGCGCGGCGCTCGTCCCGCTGCTTACACGACGGATCGGCGCTGCCTGGTCCGGCTTCACGCTGAAGGTCGTGCAGGGCCTCACGATCGTCGGGATGGGCCTGTTCGCGGGCCCGGCCGGGGTGATCGGCGCGTTCCTGTTCTGTTACGCGATGCACGGTGCGGCCAACCCGGTCCACGCCGGACTGTTGCACCGGCAGGCCGAGGGAGAGTTCCGGACTAGTCTGCTCTCGCTCAACTCGATGGTCGGCCAGCCCGGGTTCTCGCTCGGCGCGATCGTATTGACAGCGATCGCAGCCGGCGCGGGCACTCCGACGGCGATCGTCGTGGGCGGCGTGGTGCTGGCCGCGGCGGCGCCTCTCTACCTGATTAGATCGAAGGAGGTGTTTCGGGAGCACTCCCAGGCGGGTACCAGCAGGTCACTGGCTCTCTGA
- a CDS encoding alanine racemase: MIDWRSKGFWLPEGTFSGNPSIFDGGFTWPLMVVRRDAVAANIATMAAYCRRHGVEFAPHAKTTMAPGLLDAQMRAGAWGMTVATPNQALVLRRLGIDRVLIANQVLDPTALAWLARESAAGWEVCFQVDSIAGVEAAAATGGPLRVLVELGHPGGRTGVRDLDALEAVARAVAAAPGLELAGVTGYEGQLPDVDAVDGFLDLLVDGFLRLGAAGLLPERPWLSAGGSAWFDRVIERFARVGSQARILVRSGASVTHDDGFYRTRTPFVRVPSEGPLDAALEIWAQVLSTPEPGLAIVGMGKRDAPFDEGLPVPLSVFPDLPAEGITVTKLNDHHTYLSVAGADLTPGTLIRFGISHPCTAFDKWRAIPVVDEERRVVDVLETYF, encoded by the coding sequence ATGATCGACTGGCGGAGCAAGGGGTTCTGGCTGCCCGAGGGGACGTTCTCGGGGAACCCCAGCATCTTCGACGGTGGCTTCACGTGGCCACTCATGGTGGTGCGGCGTGACGCGGTGGCGGCGAACATCGCGACGATGGCGGCGTACTGCCGCCGGCACGGCGTCGAATTCGCCCCGCACGCCAAGACGACGATGGCGCCCGGCCTCCTCGACGCGCAGATGCGGGCCGGCGCGTGGGGGATGACCGTCGCGACCCCCAATCAGGCCCTGGTGCTGCGGCGGCTCGGCATCGACCGGGTGCTGATCGCCAACCAGGTCCTTGATCCGACGGCGCTGGCCTGGCTCGCCCGCGAATCGGCGGCCGGCTGGGAGGTCTGCTTCCAGGTCGACTCGATCGCCGGGGTCGAAGCGGCGGCGGCCACCGGCGGTCCCCTCCGGGTGCTCGTGGAGCTGGGGCATCCGGGCGGGCGTACCGGTGTCCGTGATCTCGACGCCCTGGAGGCGGTGGCCCGGGCAGTCGCGGCGGCGCCGGGTCTGGAGTTGGCCGGCGTCACCGGGTACGAAGGGCAACTGCCCGACGTCGACGCCGTCGACGGCTTCCTGGACCTGCTGGTCGACGGCTTCCTGCGGCTCGGCGCGGCGGGACTGCTGCCGGAGCGACCATGGTTGTCCGCCGGTGGCAGTGCCTGGTTCGACCGGGTGATCGAGCGGTTCGCCAGGGTGGGTTCGCAGGCCCGGATCTTGGTGCGTAGTGGCGCTTCGGTCACCCATGACGACGGCTTCTACCGGACGCGGACCCCGTTCGTGCGGGTCCCCTCCGAAGGGCCGCTCGACGCCGCACTGGAGATCTGGGCGCAGGTTCTCTCCACTCCTGAGCCGGGTCTCGCGATCGTCGGCATGGGGAAGCGGGACGCGCCCTTCGACGAGGGTTTGCCGGTGCCGCTGTCGGTCTTCCCCGATCTGCCGGCCGAGGGCATCACCGTCACGAAGCTGAACGACCATCACACCTACCTGTCCGTCGCCGGTGCCGACCTGACACCCGGAACCCTGATCCGGTTCGGCATCTCGCATCCGTGCACGGCCTTCGACAAGTGGCGCGCCATTCCGGTCGTGGACGAGGAGCGCCGGGTGGTGGATGTCCTGGAGACGTATTTCTGA
- the aspS gene encoding aspartate--tRNA ligase, whose product MIRTHDAGTLRASDAGTTVTLAGWVARRRDHGGVIFVDLRDASGVVQVVFREEDAHALRNEFCVKVIGEVNARPDGNENPELATGAIEVVASELVVLSEAAPLPLPIDDTITAADDLRLKYRYLDLRRSGPAKALRLRSRANQIAREVLHARDFNEIETPTLTRSTPEGARDFLVPVRLQPGTWYALPQSPQLFKQLLMVAGMERYYQIARCYRDEDFRADRQPEFTQLDIEMSFVTQDDVIALGEEIVSKLWSELAGYEIPLPIPRITWTDAMNRYGSDKPDLRYGVELVELTDYLRGTEFRVFAGAIDAGGYVGAVVMPGGASQTRKELDGWQDWAKARGARGLAYVVLDAETGEPRGPVAKNLSAAHLGGLADTVGAKPGDAVFFAASTDKREAQELLGAARIEIAKRAKLIDESAWAFCWVVDAPMFEKTDDGGWTAVHHPFTSPNEEWEPRFEEAPDKALAYAYDIVCNGNEIGGGSVRIHRADVQSRVFELLGITPEEAADKFGFLLEAFKYGPPPHAGIALGWDRTCMLLSGNESIREVIAFPKTRGGFDPLTTAPTPITTQQRLEAGIDAKPKAAAGTPGTDGQAAPVQHSN is encoded by the coding sequence GTGATCCGTACCCATGACGCCGGCACACTGCGCGCCAGTGACGCCGGCACGACGGTGACGCTCGCCGGGTGGGTTGCCCGCCGGCGTGACCACGGCGGTGTCATCTTCGTCGACCTTCGCGACGCCTCCGGCGTGGTCCAGGTCGTCTTCCGCGAAGAGGACGCGCACGCCCTGCGCAACGAGTTCTGCGTGAAGGTCATCGGCGAGGTCAACGCCCGCCCGGACGGCAACGAGAACCCGGAGCTGGCCACCGGCGCGATCGAGGTCGTCGCCAGCGAGCTGGTCGTCCTCTCCGAGGCGGCCCCGCTGCCGCTGCCGATCGATGACACCATCACGGCGGCCGACGACCTGCGTCTCAAGTACCGCTACCTCGACCTGCGCCGTTCCGGCCCGGCGAAGGCGCTGCGCCTGCGCAGCCGCGCCAACCAGATCGCGCGCGAGGTGCTGCACGCCCGCGACTTCAACGAGATCGAGACGCCGACCCTGACCCGGTCGACGCCCGAGGGCGCCCGCGACTTCCTGGTCCCGGTCCGGCTGCAGCCCGGCACCTGGTACGCCCTGCCGCAGTCGCCGCAGCTCTTCAAGCAGCTGCTGATGGTCGCCGGCATGGAGCGGTATTACCAGATCGCCCGTTGTTACCGGGACGAGGACTTCCGCGCCGACCGCCAGCCGGAGTTCACCCAGCTCGACATCGAGATGTCCTTCGTCACCCAGGACGACGTGATCGCCCTCGGTGAGGAGATCGTCTCGAAGCTCTGGAGTGAGCTCGCCGGTTACGAGATCCCGCTGCCGATCCCGCGGATCACCTGGACCGACGCGATGAACCGCTACGGTTCGGACAAGCCCGACCTGCGGTACGGCGTGGAACTGGTCGAGCTGACCGATTACCTCCGTGGCACCGAGTTCCGTGTCTTCGCCGGCGCGATCGACGCGGGCGGTTACGTCGGCGCGGTCGTGATGCCCGGCGGCGCCTCGCAGACCCGCAAGGAGCTGGACGGCTGGCAGGACTGGGCGAAGGCCCGTGGCGCCCGCGGTCTCGCCTACGTCGTCCTCGACGCGGAGACCGGCGAGCCGCGTGGCCCGGTCGCCAAGAACCTCTCCGCCGCGCACCTCGGTGGCCTCGCCGACACCGTCGGCGCCAAGCCGGGTGACGCCGTCTTCTTCGCGGCGTCCACCGACAAGCGTGAGGCGCAGGAGCTTCTCGGCGCGGCCCGCATCGAGATCGCGAAGCGCGCCAAGCTGATCGACGAGTCGGCCTGGGCGTTCTGCTGGGTCGTCGACGCTCCGATGTTCGAGAAGACGGACGACGGCGGGTGGACCGCGGTGCACCACCCCTTCACCTCGCCGAACGAGGAGTGGGAGCCCCGGTTCGAGGAGGCGCCCGACAAGGCGCTCGCCTATGCATACGACATCGTGTGCAACGGCAACGAGATCGGTGGCGGCTCGGTCCGTATCCACCGCGCCGACGTGCAGAGCCGCGTCTTCGAGCTGCTCGGCATCACGCCGGAGGAGGCCGCGGACAAGTTCGGCTTCCTGCTCGAAGCCTTCAAGTACGGCCCGCCGCCGCACGCCGGCATCGCCCTCGGCTGGGACCGCACCTGCATGCTGCTCTCCGGCAACGAGTCGATCCGCGAGGTCATCGCCTTCCCGAAGACCCGTGGCGGTTTCGACCCGCTGACCACCGCGCCGACGCCGATCACCACGCAGCAGCGCCTCGAGGCCGGCATCGACGCCAAGCCGAAGGCCGCCGCCGGCACGCCGGGCACCGACGGTCAGGCCGCACCGGTCCAGCACTCGAACTGA
- a CDS encoding replication-associated recombination protein A has translation MDTDGLFSLAPPGAAAPAHGGGDTGGFGTFAADSPLPVRMRPASLDELVGQEHLLAPGAPLRQLVTGASPMSVILWGPPGTGKTTIAHLVAHATDRKFVAMSALTAGVKDVRAVIDTARRERRYGGPPTVLFIDEVHRFSKTQQDSLLAAVEDRTVTLLAATTENPYFSVISPLLSRCVLLTLQALGDDDVRGLVRRAITDERGLGGAVTLSAEAEEHLVRLASGDVRKALTALEAAAGSAIAQDVKEIDLATAERAVDVAAVRYDRDGDAHYDVISAFIKSMRGSDPDAALHWLARMLVAGEDPRFIARRIVIFASEDVGMADPQALLVATAAAQAVQNVGLPEAGLNLAQAVVHMATAPKSNSVTVALGEAMADVRAGKGGSVPAHLRDAHYPGSKGLGHGRGYRYPHDDARGVVRQQYAPDDLVGTDYYRPTDHGAERAVGERVPRLRRIVRGLGPGPRANAGEPETRGVTRSVAASSGTPDRAVGGDRAEDASQSSADSEPGSPGAEVRTSDAEGQGGSLAESGIDDVREDDSGDAAGEERP, from the coding sequence ATGGACACGGACGGGCTCTTCTCACTTGCGCCGCCGGGGGCTGCGGCACCGGCTCACGGTGGGGGCGACACTGGCGGTTTCGGGACGTTCGCTGCTGACTCGCCGTTGCCGGTGCGGATGCGGCCCGCGTCGCTGGATGAGCTGGTCGGGCAGGAGCACCTGCTCGCGCCCGGTGCGCCGCTGCGGCAGTTGGTGACCGGGGCCAGTCCGATGTCGGTGATCCTCTGGGGGCCGCCGGGCACCGGCAAGACCACGATCGCGCATCTCGTCGCGCACGCCACCGACCGGAAGTTCGTCGCCATGTCGGCGCTCACGGCCGGGGTCAAGGACGTGCGCGCGGTGATCGACACGGCGCGGCGGGAGCGGCGCTACGGAGGGCCGCCCACGGTCCTGTTCATCGACGAGGTTCACCGGTTCAGCAAGACGCAGCAGGACTCGCTACTCGCCGCAGTCGAGGACCGGACCGTCACACTCCTCGCGGCAACCACCGAAAACCCGTACTTCTCGGTCATTTCGCCTCTGCTCTCCCGCTGTGTGCTGCTGACCTTGCAGGCTCTCGGCGACGACGACGTCCGCGGGCTCGTCCGGCGCGCGATCACCGACGAGCGCGGGCTGGGCGGGGCGGTCACTCTTTCCGCCGAGGCCGAGGAGCATCTCGTACGTCTGGCGTCAGGCGACGTGCGAAAGGCGCTCACAGCACTGGAGGCCGCGGCCGGGTCGGCGATCGCCCAGGACGTCAAGGAGATCGACCTCGCCACCGCGGAACGGGCCGTCGACGTGGCGGCCGTCCGCTATGACCGGGACGGCGACGCCCACTACGACGTGATCAGCGCGTTCATCAAGAGCATGCGGGGCAGCGATCCGGATGCGGCGCTGCACTGGCTCGCTCGGATGCTGGTGGCCGGGGAGGACCCGCGGTTCATCGCGCGGCGCATCGTGATCTTCGCGAGCGAGGACGTCGGAATGGCGGATCCACAAGCGTTACTGGTGGCCACAGCGGCGGCTCAAGCCGTACAAAATGTGGGTTTGCCTGAAGCAGGTCTGAATCTCGCGCAGGCTGTCGTGCACATGGCGACCGCGCCGAAATCGAACAGTGTGACGGTGGCGCTCGGCGAAGCCATGGCAGACGTGCGTGCGGGGAAGGGCGGGTCGGTTCCGGCTCATCTGCGCGACGCGCACTACCCGGGGTCGAAGGGGCTCGGGCACGGGCGCGGATACCGCTACCCGCACGACGATGCGCGCGGTGTGGTGCGGCAGCAGTACGCCCCGGACGATCTCGTGGGCACCGACTACTATCGGCCGACCGACCACGGCGCCGAACGCGCGGTGGGGGAGCGAGTGCCGCGTCTGCGCCGGATCGTGCGTGGTCTCGGCCCCGGTCCGCGTGCGAATGCCGGAGAACCCGAAACCAGGGGCGTGACCAGGTCGGTTGCCGCTTCGTCGGGTACGCCGGACCGCGCGGTGGGTGGTGATCGAGCCGAGGATGCGTCACAGTCGTCGGCGGACTCGGAACCGGGTTCGCCCGGCGCTGAGGTGCGGACTTCAGATGCTGAAGGGCAAGGCGGTTCCCTCGCCGAGTCCGGAATTGATGACGTGCGGGAAGACGACAGCGGCGACGCCGCCGGGGAGGAACGACCGTGA
- a CDS encoding DUF948 domain-containing protein gives MDAGEIAGLIAAGAFLMLVLVLAVPILKLGRTVDAATRAINDTVDRTGPLLTNVNTTVENVNTALGQVQVSLDGVNVQLAKVDTMTEHAQNVTANIANLVTVVSAAAANPLVKVASFGYGLRKAAAARRHAEDDREVRAALKQRRKAGR, from the coding sequence ATGGACGCCGGAGAAATCGCAGGTCTGATCGCGGCGGGCGCCTTCCTGATGCTCGTGCTCGTGCTGGCCGTGCCGATTCTCAAGCTGGGACGCACGGTGGACGCCGCCACCCGCGCCATCAATGACACGGTGGACCGCACCGGTCCGCTGCTGACCAACGTGAACACGACCGTGGAGAACGTGAACACCGCGCTCGGTCAGGTTCAGGTCTCTTTGGACGGCGTGAACGTGCAGCTCGCCAAGGTCGACACGATGACCGAGCACGCCCAGAACGTGACCGCCAACATCGCGAACCTGGTCACCGTGGTGTCCGCCGCCGCGGCCAACCCGCTGGTGAAGGTCGCTTCCTTCGGCTACGGGCTGCGTAAGGCCGCCGCGGCACGCCGGCACGCCGAGGACGACCGTGAGGTCCGTGCCGCGCTGAAGCAGCGCCGCAAGGCAGGCCGCTGA
- a CDS encoding transcriptional regulator: protein MADELSQVHLTGRQIRVLAHPLRIRMLGRLRGEGPMTATQLAEMLNTNTGATSYHLRQLAEAGLVEEETRAGGGKQRWWRAVHEMSSWQRSNYTGDPDATAAAVWLETFQVNRFVELAEAWQHGVSAEPEEWRDSGGVSDYLLHLNAAQVRELMDAIEVTVERFARVEPGPGARPVNLYAAALPKPDPARGSTS, encoded by the coding sequence ATGGCAGACGAGCTGAGTCAGGTCCACCTCACCGGCAGGCAGATCCGGGTGCTGGCCCATCCCCTGCGGATCCGCATGCTCGGCCGGCTCCGCGGCGAGGGGCCGATGACGGCCACTCAGCTGGCCGAGATGCTCAACACCAACACGGGCGCGACCAGCTATCACCTGCGGCAGCTCGCCGAGGCCGGCCTGGTGGAGGAGGAGACGCGCGCCGGCGGAGGCAAGCAGCGGTGGTGGCGTGCCGTGCACGAGATGTCGAGCTGGCAGCGCAGCAACTACACCGGAGACCCGGATGCCACGGCGGCCGCCGTCTGGCTGGAGACGTTCCAGGTCAACCGGTTCGTCGAGCTGGCCGAGGCCTGGCAGCACGGCGTGTCCGCGGAGCCGGAGGAGTGGCGTGACTCCGGCGGTGTCTCCGACTACCTGCTCCATCTCAACGCCGCCCAGGTGCGCGAGCTGATGGACGCGATCGAGGTGACGGTGGAGCGATTCGCCCGTGTCGAGCCGGGTCCGGGCGCCCGTCCCGTCAACCTCTATGCGGCAGCGCTGCCCAAACCGGACCCGGCGCGGGGGAGCACGTCATGA
- a CDS encoding 2-phosphosulfolactate phosphatase yields MFSQGDYDVRFDWGPTGALAIAGGAAFVAVIDVLSFTTALTVAVDHGAAVLPYRWRDASAAETAARHRAVLAVGRSVAGPGEVSLSPATIAEAASRRPIERLVLPSPNGSTIAASLDATGATVVGVSLRNAPAAAAWVRSRAAGRPIAVVAAGERWPDTSLRPAPEDLWGAGAFLHHLSTPSVPSALRRSPEAGVAIAAYRAVATDLPAALAATASGRELTAGGYHADVEVAAAFDASTSVPVLQDGWFRQAGV; encoded by the coding sequence GTGTTCAGCCAGGGCGACTACGACGTCAGGTTCGACTGGGGCCCGACCGGCGCCCTGGCGATCGCTGGGGGTGCGGCCTTCGTGGCGGTGATCGACGTCCTGTCCTTCACCACCGCCCTGACGGTCGCCGTCGATCACGGCGCGGCCGTCCTGCCGTACCGCTGGCGCGACGCCTCCGCCGCCGAGACCGCGGCCCGGCACCGAGCCGTCCTGGCGGTGGGCCGCTCGGTGGCCGGCCCGGGCGAGGTGAGCCTCTCCCCGGCGACGATCGCCGAGGCAGCCTCCCGCCGGCCCATCGAACGTCTGGTCCTCCCGTCCCCCAACGGTTCCACGATCGCCGCTTCCCTGGACGCGACCGGCGCCACCGTCGTAGGCGTCTCCCTCCGTAACGCCCCTGCCGCCGCAGCCTGGGTCCGATCCCGCGCTGCCGGCCGCCCGATAGCCGTGGTGGCAGCCGGCGAACGCTGGCCCGACACCTCTCTCAGGCCCGCCCCCGAAGATCTCTGGGGAGCGGGTGCCTTCCTCCATCACCTCTCGACTCCGTCCGTTCCGTCGGCGTTGCGTCGCTCTCCGGAAGCCGGCGTGGCGATAGCCGCCTATCGCGCAGTCGCCACCGACCTCCCAGCAGCCCTGGCGGCCACCGCCTCGGGCCGCGAACTGACAGCAGGCGGCTACCACGCTGACGTAGAGGTGGCCGCAGCCTTCGACGCCAGCACCTCAGTCCCGGTCCTCCAGGACGGCTGGTTCCGCCAAGCGGGCGTTTAA
- a CDS encoding GyrI-like domain-containing protein — protein sequence MEPTIVNRAEQLYLGRRESITMTEFARVADHLPTMFADLADRGVPVAGAPFFRYRVIDMSAEMLVEAGIPLAAPVEVDGPGFVGTLPAGRYATLVHVGHPDELMAVTARLLGWAQDQGLAWDMRPTPTGEEWACRLEMLMTNPAEQPDMHKWETVLLFKLAD from the coding sequence ATGGAGCCGACCATCGTCAACCGTGCCGAGCAGCTTTATCTCGGCCGCCGCGAATCGATCACGATGACCGAGTTCGCCCGCGTGGCGGATCATCTGCCCACCATGTTCGCCGATCTGGCGGACCGTGGCGTACCCGTCGCCGGGGCACCCTTCTTCCGTTACCGCGTGATCGACATGTCCGCTGAGATGCTGGTCGAGGCGGGCATCCCGCTCGCCGCGCCGGTCGAGGTGGACGGGCCCGGATTCGTCGGCACCCTGCCCGCCGGCCGCTATGCCACCCTCGTGCACGTGGGCCATCCCGACGAGCTGATGGCCGTCACCGCCCGGCTCCTCGGGTGGGCGCAGGATCAGGGCCTCGCGTGGGACATGAGGCCGACCCCCACCGGCGAGGAGTGGGCCTGCCGGTTGGAGATGCTCATGACCAACCCCGCCGAGCAGCCCGACATGCACAAGTGGGAAACGGTGCTGCTCTTCAAGCTCGCTGACTGA
- the alaS gene encoding alanine--tRNA ligase codes for MKTAEVKRRFLAHFEANGHTVVPSAPLPAIDDPNLLFINAGMVQFVPYFLGQQTPAFSRAASVQKCIRTPDIDEVGKTSRHGTFFQMNGNFSFGDYFKAGAIPLAWELSTKPVEQGGFGLDPEKIWATVYLDDEEAIEIWKQTGMPAERIVRRGKKDNFWSMGIPGPAGPCSELYYDRGPAYGAEGGPEVDEDRYLEFWNLVFMQHEITDVKSKEEFRIVGDLPKQNIDTGMGLERIASILQGVDNLYEIDEVRPILAKAAEMTGKKYGAHSGHAANQSHPDDVRLRVIADHVRTALMLIGDGVTPSNEGRGYVLRRIMRRAIRAIRLLGWQEEALPILLPIARDCMAPSYPELAEEFGRISTYAYAEEDAFLSTLKAGTTILDVAIADTRSSGKESLSGDKAFQLHDTYGFPIDLTLEIAAEQGLKVDEEGFRRLMADQRSRAKADAAARKTGHADLSSYRSALDEGGAVEFTGYQEISRESRVRALIGEKGRVEVVGEGDFVELVLDTTPFYAEGGGQQADTGFINVGGGRLEIVDVQQPIPGLIVHKARVLSGEVRAGETGFAEIDIDRRRAISRSHTATHLVHQTMRNFLGESATQAGSLNAPGRLRFDFNTPGAVSPTVLNDVEQQINEVLLRDLEVHAFITSQEEARRLGAMALFGEKYGDEVRVVEVGDYARELCGGTHVARSGQLGLVKILNESSIGSGVRRVEALVGIDAFGFLAKEHLLVSRLAEMFRVPADQVGDRVEHTVAALRDAEKELEKMRAQMVLANAGGLAEAAKNLDGVAYVGTEAPEGAAGNDVRTLAQEIRGKIDPARPAVVAVTARSGGKASLIVAINGAAKTRGLSAADLVKAALSGRGGGNADLAQGGGVPAAEAAKLLGAIEKAIIEAS; via the coding sequence ATGAAGACGGCAGAAGTGAAGCGGCGTTTCCTGGCGCATTTCGAGGCGAACGGGCACACGGTGGTCCCGAGTGCCCCGCTGCCGGCCATCGACGACCCGAACCTGCTCTTCATCAACGCCGGCATGGTCCAGTTCGTGCCGTACTTCCTGGGGCAGCAGACGCCGGCGTTCTCGCGGGCGGCGAGCGTGCAGAAGTGCATCCGTACGCCGGACATCGACGAGGTCGGCAAGACCAGCCGGCACGGCACGTTCTTCCAGATGAACGGCAACTTCTCGTTCGGCGACTACTTCAAGGCCGGGGCGATCCCGCTGGCCTGGGAGCTGTCCACCAAGCCGGTCGAGCAGGGCGGTTTCGGCCTCGACCCGGAGAAGATCTGGGCGACGGTCTACCTCGACGACGAGGAGGCCATCGAGATCTGGAAGCAGACCGGCATGCCGGCGGAGCGGATCGTGCGCCGCGGCAAGAAGGACAACTTCTGGTCGATGGGCATCCCCGGCCCGGCCGGCCCGTGCTCGGAGCTCTACTACGACCGGGGTCCGGCCTACGGCGCCGAGGGCGGCCCGGAGGTCGACGAGGACCGGTACCTGGAGTTCTGGAACCTGGTCTTCATGCAGCACGAGATCACCGACGTGAAGTCGAAGGAGGAGTTCCGGATCGTCGGTGACCTCCCGAAGCAGAACATCGACACCGGCATGGGCCTGGAGCGCATCGCCTCGATCCTGCAGGGCGTCGACAACCTGTACGAGATCGACGAGGTGCGGCCGATCCTGGCGAAGGCCGCCGAGATGACCGGCAAGAAGTACGGCGCCCACTCGGGGCACGCCGCCAACCAGAGCCACCCGGACGACGTGCGCCTGCGGGTCATCGCCGACCACGTGCGCACCGCGCTGATGCTGATCGGCGACGGCGTCACCCCGTCGAACGAGGGCCGCGGCTACGTGCTGCGCCGGATCATGCGCCGTGCGATCCGGGCGATCCGCCTGCTCGGCTGGCAGGAGGAGGCGCTGCCGATCCTGCTGCCGATCGCGCGGGACTGCATGGCGCCGTCGTACCCGGAGCTGGCCGAGGAGTTCGGCCGGATCTCGACGTACGCCTACGCGGAGGAGGACGCGTTCCTCTCCACCCTCAAGGCCGGTACGACGATCCTGGACGTGGCGATCGCGGACACCCGTTCGTCGGGGAAGGAGTCGCTGTCGGGGGACAAGGCCTTCCAGCTGCACGACACCTACGGCTTCCCGATCGACCTCACCCTGGAGATCGCTGCCGAGCAGGGCCTGAAGGTGGACGAGGAGGGCTTCCGGCGGCTGATGGCCGACCAGCGCTCCCGGGCCAAGGCGGACGCGGCGGCGCGCAAGACCGGCCACGCGGACCTCTCGTCCTACCGCTCGGCGCTGGACGAGGGCGGCGCGGTCGAGTTCACCGGCTATCAGGAGATCAGCCGGGAGTCCCGGGTCCGGGCTCTGATCGGTGAGAAGGGAAGGGTCGAGGTCGTCGGCGAGGGCGACTTCGTCGAACTGGTCCTGGACACCACCCCGTTCTACGCCGAGGGCGGTGGACAGCAGGCCGACACCGGCTTCATCAACGTGGGCGGCGGCCGCCTCGAGATCGTCGACGTGCAGCAGCCCATCCCGGGCCTGATCGTGCACAAGGCGCGGGTGCTCAGCGGCGAGGTGCGGGCCGGCGAGACCGGTTTCGCGGAGATCGACATCGACCGCCGCCGGGCCATCTCGCGCTCGCACACGGCGACCCACCTGGTGCACCAGACCATGCGGAACTTCCTCGGCGAGTCGGCGACCCAGGCGGGCTCGCTGAACGCGCCGGGCCGCCTGCGGTTCGACTTCAACACCCCTGGCGCGGTCTCCCCGACCGTGCTGAACGACGTGGAGCAGCAGATCAACGAGGTGCTGCTGCGCGACCTCGAGGTGCACGCGTTCATCACCTCCCAGGAAGAGGCGCGCCGGCTCGGCGCGATGGCCCTCTTCGGCGAGAAGTACGGCGACGAGGTCCGTGTGGTCGAAGTCGGCGACTACGCGCGTGAGCTGTGCGGTGGCACGCACGTGGCCCGCTCCGGCCAGCTGGGCCTCGTGAAGATCCTCAACGAGTCGTCGATCGGCTCCGGTGTCCGCCGGGTCGAGGCGCTCGTGGGCATCGACGCGTTCGGCTTCCTGGCGAAGGAGCACCTGCTGGTCTCCCGTCTCGCCGAGATGTTCCGGGTGCCCGCCGACCAGGTCGGTGACCGGGTCGAGCACACCGTGGCAGCGCTGCGCGACGCCGAGAAGGAGCTGGAGAAGATGCGGGCCCAGATGGTGCTCGCGAACGCCGGAGGCCTCGCCGAGGCCGCCAAGAACCTGGACGGGGTGGCGTACGTCGGCACCGAGGCGCCGGAAGGCGCTGCCGGCAACGACGTCCGGACCCTGGCGCAGGAGATCCGTGGCAAGATCGACCCGGCTCGTCCGGCGGTCGTCGCGGTGACAGCGCGCTCCGGGGGCAAGGCGTCACTGATCGTAGCGATCAACGGCGCCGCCAAGACGCGTGGCCTTTCCGCGGCGGACCTGGTCAAGGCGGCCCTTTCGGGTCGTGGCGGGGGCAATGCGGACCTTGCTCAGGGTGGCGGCGTTCCCGCTGCCGAAGCGGCTAAGCTCTTGGGCGCGATCGAGAAGGCGATCATCGAAGCGAGCTGA